The Acidobacteriota bacterium sequence AATTATCATGTATCCAGATCGCAAACGCAGCATGTACGGAGGCCGACGGAGGAAAATCTGTCGCTTCTGTGAAAACCGCATCGATTACATTGACTTCAAAGAAGACCGCGTGTTAAGGCGGTTTGTGACGGAGCGCGGCAAGATCGTGCCCCGCCGGATCTCCGGCAACTGCGCCAGGCACCAGCGCAAACTGACCCGGGCCATCAAGCGGAGCCGCCATATGGCAATCACGCCCTATGTGAGCGAGTCGTTCCGCTAAAAGGAATGTCTCGCGGAATCGCAGGGTCCAGTGACTTCGAGGCCGAGCCCGACTGTCTGGCCCGTGCCGGCCGGTATGCTTGTGTATTCCGGGCTGAAGTACGGTGTCGGTGGCATGACGCGGGATCTTCTGCCCTCTGTCCTGGTGCTGGCAGCGGCATACGCGCTGGCCGTGTATCTGTACTACGGCATTGCCAGGCAGGCCCATAACCGACGGTTCTATCTGCTCTGGGCCGGTTTCCTGGGGGCGTTAGCGATCGGCTACTTGCTCTCGGGTCGGGTCGAGGGGTGGGACCTGCTATGTGACTTAGCCATGATTTTCGGTGCCGGGCTTGTGGTCGGAAGGCTTGCGGAGGCCCGGGCCGGGTACCGGACCTGCTATCTTGGCGGTCTTTTCGTGGTGGTTCTTTTCAGTCTTATGTGGATAATCCCACGCTGGCCCCAGATGCACGCGGCCGCTTCTGCGGCGGCCAGGGACGTTATAGCCGGGCTGCAACAGGGGGCGTCTCCGGGCCTGCTCGGCGGCGGCCTGGCCGCGAAGTACGGGGAATCGCTGGAGAGGATATTCAGGACCTTCGTCCGGCTTTTGCCGGCGTCGGTTGTGATGAGTGCCGTGGCTCAGTATTCGATCGGGTTTCTCTGGTTCGCCGAAATTAAGCAGCGCGAGACGGGCGAGGTTTCGTTGCTGAAGTCGTTCGTTCACTGGGGAATGCCGCGGGCACTGACGCTTCTGGTGCTTGCGGGCGTCGGCGCCAGGGTGTTTTTTGGGGGAACCGCACAGCTTGCGGCCGACAACGTCCTGGCGGCCCTTTCGGTTTTTTATTGCCTGGCAGGTCTGGCGGTAGTGGAGTTCTACCTGCGACGATTCAGGATCCATTGGGGCCTGAGACTGGTTATCTACCTGCTGCTTGCCCCGACCGGAGTCGCCGGGTACCTTGTGCTGGCCCTTGTGGGATTCCTGACCGGCCTGCATGACTGGCGGCCCCGGTTTGCCTCGGATTGACTTGGCAACGGGTTAAAATTGTGTATATTGATTGACGCGAGAGGTAACATATGAAAGTGATACTGCGTGAAGACGTGCCGGACGTGGGATCAGCCGGCGAGACGATTGAGGTTAAAGACGGATTTGGGCGCAACTACCTGATCCCGCGCAACCTTGCGATTCCGGCGACGAAGGCAACCCTGCAAGCCATCGCGGAGATCGAAAAGCAACGGCAGATACAGGAAAAGAAAAAGCGCCGGGGGGCGGAGATTATCAAGGACAAGATCGAGAAACTCTCCCTCTCGACCGAAGTCCTGGTCGGGGAGGAGGAGAGAGTGTTTGGCTCGGTGACGAGCCGGGAAATAGCAGGCCTTCTTGAAAAGGAAGGCATCACGATCGACCGGCGGGCGATTGAGCTGGAGCAGCCGATCAAGTCACTGGGTGTGTACACCGTCCCGATTAAGGTGGAGAAAGAAGTCGTCGCACAGTTGAAACTGTGGGTCATCAAGAAATCGTAATCCATGGCCATGATCGAAGTAAAACTCGAGGGGCTGGCTCTGGACATGACCACCAATACACCGGTGGTGATACTGGTCCCGAAAGAGCTGGAGAAGGTGTTGCCGATCTGGATCGGCCACGCGGAGGCCTGGGCCATCGCCATGGAGCTCTCCGGTGTCGGCCCCAAGCGGCCGCTGACTCACGATTTGATCAAGCACGTGATCGAGTCGCTGGGTGCCCAGGTGGATCGGGTTGAGATCACCGAGTTGCGTGAACAGACGTTCTATGCCCTGATCCATGTATCACGTGACGGCGAGTTATACAAGATCGATGCCCGGCCCTCCGACTCGATTGCACTGGCGCTCAAGTCCGGCAGCGCGATTTACGTCAATGAGGACCTGTTTACGATCGACGCCCAGGGGTCTGCCGGAAGCCCCTCGATGCCGACTGATCCGGAATCATTGCGCGAACGGCTGCGGAAGATCAATCCTGAAGATTTCGGAAAATACACGCTCTAGATGCGCCTCGCTACTGCCGCCATAGTGCTGCTGCTGATCTCGGGTAACGCGGCACATGTCGCCGGTGAATCTCTCGACGATGTTCCCGAGGCTGTCTCCCTGTACGCGCAGGGGAAGCGTATGCTTCGCCAGGGCGACTGGCTGCAAGCGGCGAGGATCTTCGAAGAACTGACCGGCAGGTTCCCTCGTTCCAGGAACATCGACCTGTTTCTGTTCAACCGCGCCAAGGCCGAGTACTACTTCGGTGAGTACGATGAAGCCCTGGCCGGCTTCAACAGCTTTGCGCTGCGGTTCATGGGTTCTCCTTACTGTGCCCACGCCCGGTTCTTTGCGGGGAATATATATCATCACCGGGGCAATCTCAGTCGTGCGCTGGCCAGCTACATCGACGCGTTCGGTCTGTCGGGTGACGCCGCCCTGGATGAGCTGGTGATCGGCTCCATTCGCGCGCTCCTGGATCGTGCCGGCACGGTGAGTGTCGGTCCGGCGGACTTTACCGAGCTTCAGGCGGAGAAACGGTGCCGCCTGATCAGGTCGGTGGCCGAGGTGCTGGTGAAGCGCAACGAAGTCTATTCGGCGAAGACGCTGCTTGCGATGTGCGGCGAGAAGCTCGATCCCGCGGTGGTTCAGCAGGCTCGGGACGACGACTTGAGCCGGGAGCTGGAAGTGGCCGTGGTGTTGCCGTTGTCCGGCGAGATGCAGGCGTTCGGAGACGAGATTTACAACGGGGCGGTCATCGCGGCGGAACTGTACCGTCGGGAGACCGGCAAGGCGGTCAAGCTGGTACCTTACGATACCAAGCGCGACCCGATCAACGCGGCTCGGATCATCCGGGAGCTGGCCAACTCGTCCACCGACGCGGTAATCGGCCCGCTGACGTCCGACGAGGCGGCCGTTGTCTCGGCCGTGCTCAGTTGCGAGAACCTTCCGTTGATCGCGCCGGCGGCAACCCAGGCCGGGTTGACGGGACTAAACCGAAGCGCCTTCCAGCTTTCGCCCAACATTGAACTGCAGGCGGTGCAGATGGCCGAGTACGCCGTCATGAATCTGCATGCCGACACGGCGGCGATCATTACTTCCACCTCCACCGATCATCTCCAGATGTCCCGGGCCTTTGCCAAGCGGTTCGCGGAGTCCGGCGGTACGATAATCGCGGTTGAGTACTACCGACCGAGGGACAAGGACTTCGGTCCGTACGTGCAGGACATCAAGACCGCGCTGCTGGGTGTGCCGTCTGATTCCGTGTACTTCGTGGACGTTTCGGGTGACACGCTGGAAGTTGACGGCATCCCGGCGCACGTGGATTGCCTGTATCTCCCGGGGACGGCCAGTCAGCTCAGGCTTCTGCTTCCCCAGATTCATTTTTACAACCTCAGCGCCGTATATCTTGGTTCCGACGGCTGGGGTGATGAGGCGATCTACCGGCTGGGAGACGACATCACCAAAGAGGCGGTATTCCCCTCGCCCTTTCTTCAGACGTCCGCCGGCCGGGAGTACACGAGTTTTTCAACGGCCTACGATACACGCTACGGCAAGCCGCCGCAACGGCTGGCGGCGCTTGGATACGACGCCGTTCGTTGCATCACGCGGGCGGTTCTTGACGGCGGCGTGACGCGCGAAAAGCTGATCGAAAAACTGCGGCAGGTTCGGGGCTACGACGGCGCCGCCGCCCGGGTGACTTTCGGCGAGAACCGTGAGAACATCGAAATGCCCATCTATCGCATCCAGGACGCCGCACCCGTCCAGGTGGGGATCGCGCTGCCCGCTTCAGACGCGCAGGCTCCATAGTGCGAGCGGGCGGACTTTTTCTGCGAGTCTCCTTTCCCGATACACCCCCGTTGCCTATATTGGTGTGGCGCTCAGATTGACTCCAGCAAAGACCGGAGATGGGAGAATGGTTGAAAAGAAAATCGCCCTGAAGATGGTGGTCAACGGCAAGGAGAGGGACATTACGTACGAGGAGCTTGCCCTGTCGAATAACCTTGCACAGGAAGCCTTGGTGCGGTTGTTGATCGAAAAGAAACTGATCGAGCCCGACGAACTCCTGAAAATGATGGAGCGGGTCAAGAAGGAGCGATACCGGCAGCCGGAATGAGTCGGGGCAGGTCGTGGCATACAACGAGACATCGAAACCCGGGCAGACGGACAGCCAGGCAACCGGCGGCGGCGAGTCTCTTCAGTGGACGAGCCATCCGCTCAAGCGGCGACCGGCGGTTTCCGCTGTGGTGAGCGGCTTTATTATCGTCGTGGCAATCCTGATCTACTATTCCACCGCGTCGACGGGTTTTGCCCTGCTCGGCCTGGTAATCCTGTTTGCCTCGCTGGCCAGGTTCTATTTTCCCACGTCATACCGGCTCAGCGACAGGGAAATCATGGTCAAGACGGTAACTCAGACGTTGCATAAGGACTGGTCGCTTTACCGGAGCTGTTACCCGGACGGCAACGGCATTCTCCTGTCTCCCTTCACGGGACCGTCCCGGCTCGAGAACTTCAGGGGTCTGTATATGCTGTTTTCCGACAATCGCGACGAGGTCACGGCCTTTGTTCGGCGGCGTCTGGGGCGGACGGTGCCCGTCGACGCTGAATCAGCGCCGGAGAGACCGCCGGCCGGCAGCGGCCAGAAGGGGAATCGAGAGTGAGTTTTCTCAAGGGCGGCATAAACCTGCCTGAGTCCGAGAAGAACCCGTTTCCTGAAGAGGAGCAGGCGGTTCTGGAGAAGCTGGCGCGGAAAACTATAGAGAAAGGCATGACCGTGCCGGCCATTCTGTTTCTGGAGTCCGTCAAGCCGCTCAACTTCATCGGTTCGCAAATACTGATCTTCTTCGAGCCGATCGTACAGACAATATTCAATTTCAAGGACTACAATACCTTCCGCTCCGCGCTGGAGAAGCGCGAGTCAATCGAGTTCCTGATTACCAGGATCGAGGCCTTCGACGCCGTCGCGGCCAGACGCGACAAAGCCGTCAAGAAGTGGTACAAGCAGGAAAAGAAGAACTGGAAGTGGTACCAGCGGTACATCGGTGTTTTCAGGCCGAAAGTCAGGATACCCGAGGAGATCCTGAATCCTCCGGCGGAAGAGTCCGGCGAGATTCCTTCCGGCCCCGGCCGCAGTGGCGACTGAGTCGGCCTGCACGGCACTTTCGCACGTCAGCCGCGAGCGAGCGTAACCTTCGGAACCGGATATCCCTCAAAGGTCGAGATTTCGGACGTACTGGGCGTTTTGCTGGATAAACTCCCGGCGGGGAGCGGTCTCGGAACCCATGAGAATGGTGAACAGTCGCTCAGTGTCGCCGTCCTCGAACTGTATTTGCGCCAGCGTACGGGTCTCCGGGTTCATGGTGGTGGACCAGAGCTGTTCGGGGTTCATTTCTCCGAGACCCTTGTACCGTTGCACGGAGATACCCGTGTCGGGTAGTTGCTTGAGGATCTGTTCCTTATCTTCCTCCGAGTAGGCATAGCGCATGGCCTTGCCGTGCCGGATGCCGTACAGCGGGGGCTGAGCGATATAGATATAGCCGCGGTCGATCAGGCCGCGCATGTAACGGAAGAAGAAGGTCAACAGGAGCGTGCGGATGTGCGATCCGTCGACGTCCGCGTCGGTCATAATGATGATCTTGTGATAGCGGACCTTGTCAGCGTCAAAATCCTCGCGAATGCCGCAGCCGAGTGCGGTGATCATGGCGCGGACTTCCGTATTCGACAGTATTTTGTCGATGCGGGCTTTCTCGACGTTGAGAATCTTACCCCTCAACGGCAGGATCGCCTGAGAGCGGCGGTCCCGTCCCTGTTTGGCCGAGCCTCCCGCTGAGTCACCCTCGACGATGTACAGTTCGGACAGCTCCGGCTCTTTTGAGCTGCAGTCGGCCAGCTTGCCGGGCAGAGCGGCGCTGTCCAGGGCCGTCTTGCGGCGTGTCAGTTCCTTGACCTTGCGCGCCGCCTCCCTGACCGTTGCGGCGGCGATCAGCTTTTCCACGACCTTCCTGCCGACGGGCGGATTCTCCTCGAAGAAGGCTCCGAGGTACTCGTTGGTAACCGACTCGACGGCCCCCCTGACTTCTGAGTTGCCGAGCTTGGTCTTGGTCTGACCCTCGAACTGAGGCTCTCTCAGTTTGACCGATACGACCGCCGTGAGCCCTTCGCGGCTGTCTTCGCCGACCAGGGTGAGGTTATCCTTCTTTAGGATCTTATTCTTGGCCGCGTAGTTGTTGATCGAGCGCGTCAGGGCGGTTCGGAAGCCGGTCAGGTGGGTTCCGCCCTCCAGCGTGTTGATGTTGTTGGCGTACGAGTAAACCGACTCAGCATATCCGTCGTTGTACTGAATGGCCACCTCGACATCCACGCCGTCCCGGACTTTGCGGAAGTGGATCGGCTTCTTGAAGAGCGGAGATTTCCCCTCGTTGAGGTACTCGGCGAAGGAGGACAGACCACCTCGGGACATGAAATCGATTTCCTTATCGGTGCGGTGATCGATCAGTTTGATGGCCAGGCCCTGGTTGAGGAAGGCCAGTTCGCGCATCCGCGACGCGATGATGTCGAACTTGAACTCCCTCTTGGCGAAGATCTGGGAATCGGGCAGGAAACAGGTTCTGGTGCCGCTCTTCTTGTGCGTGCCGATCTTCTTGACCCGCGCCCGGGCGGTACCGCGCTCGTATTCCTGGCGGTAGAGGTCTCCGTCGCGGCTGACTTCGACCCAGCACCATTCGGAGAGCGCATTGACCACCGAGACGCCGACACCGTGCAGACCGCCGGACACCTTGTAGCTCTCATGGGTAAACTTGCCGCCGGCATGCAGAGTCGTCATGACAACTTCCAGAGCCGACACTTTCTGCGTGGGATGTTTCTCAACGGGAATGCCGCGTCCGTTGTCGGTTACCGTCACCGCACCGTCCTTGCCGATCTCGACGGAGATCTTGTCGCAGAATCCGGCCATGGCCTCATCGACTGAATTGTCGACTACCTCGTAGACCATGTGGTGCAGGCCGCGCTGACTGACGTCACCGATATACATAGCCGGCCGACGGCGCACCGCCTCCAGCCCTTTAAGAACCTGGATGGTGGTGGCGTCGTACTTGTGACCAAGCGGTCTTTCGTCGGCGGATTTTCCTGTCTTGTCGCTGATATCGCTAACCTGAGTAGTCATCGTGTATCTTCCTTCTCTCACCCCTGACGAGCCGTACCTGTTTGACCGCGCGCCCGAACGGATACTTTCGGATAGTCTGCAGGATCTCGCCGATCTGCATCGCCAACTCCTGGCGCCAGACCGCGTCCTTGACGGCGACATAGAGGATACCCTCGGAATACCGCACGGCCTGTGCCCGGGCGGCAATCTGTTCGCCGACTATCTCCGGCCACCGGGTGACAACCTGCCAGCCGTTGTACGTCTGTGACAGGCCCAGCGACCCCATGACTTTATCCACGAGGCCGGAGATGGCCTGGGGCCCTTTGGCCTTGCGGTCGAACCGATTCGTGATCATAATCTTAGTCCAATTATCAGTATAAAATAATAACCATTTCTACATCTGTTCGCAAGCAAAAAACACATGCTATCTCTTTGAAAAATAGAAGGTTAGGATCACATTTCGAGATCAAAAACCAGCGATCATGCATGCCGGCAGCCACCTGCCGGCCGTTCGATCACAGGCCTCTCTCAGGGCAGGCAGAACTCGGGAATATGTGATAACGGGCAGGCCTGTGAACGCCCGCCCGTGTGACTTTACCCGCAATCATCGGCTTTATTCGGTTCGTTCCCCGCTGCAGCGAAGAAGCGATCACCTTTTGTGCCGGATATCCCCCGAGCCGTATACCTTCGTGTGGGCGGGATCAGGATTACCATAATAGTAAATGTCCCCACTGCCGTAGACGCGGGCATCGAGGCTTTCGCCGGCGTACACGTGCACGTCGCCCGATCCCCTGATCGTGACGCAGGCAACCTTGGCAATCAGATCGCGCGCGTCGACGTCGCCGGAGCCGGATACGTTGATCTCCACCTCGTCGACTTCACCCTCTGCTCGGAGGTCGCCTGATCCGGAGACCGAGTAGCTGAAATCGCCGCCCTCGAGGTGCTCGATTGTGACGTCCCCGGAACCCGACACCTTGACGGATTCAAGTATCGGTACGGTTATTTCCACGAGACAGCCGCGGTGCGAGGAGTATGAACCTTCGGAATAGACTTCCAGGGTACGTCCGTGAACCTCGGTGATTATATAGTCGATCAGGTTGTCGTCGAACGCGACCGTTACTTTCTTCCCGGAACCTACGGTTACGAGAAGGTCGCACGAGCCGCTGCTCTTGATGCGCGTGAAGTCGTCGACCCGGCGCTCTTCTTCTACCACCCGGCCTGATCCCCTTTCGCTTCTGTGGCCAAGGGGCCACCAGCCGCCCAGGGCCGGCCCGCTTGTCAACATAATCAGCGCCAGCGCGGCCGCGGCGCACGATACGCGTGATCCTCCCGTCATGATGCCCTCCAGTGAAATATAAACAAGCTATTCCTATAAGAGAATACGGGGGGTCGTCGCTGAAGTTGCACCGGCCATCTCAGCGCAGGCAGACCTCGTCAAGGAACACCGAGAGCGTGTCCGATAGGTCGGCGGCAAAAAGCGATACAGCCGCCAGTGACCGCATATCGAGCCGTCTGCCAACCGGGGCGTACTCGATTTCGTTCAACGAGATCGTTACGACGTTCTCGCCCGGGCTGAGAGACAGGGTTTTGTTGTAACGATCGTGGTACTGGTTGTTGTGCCGGCGGTCGTGGATGCGCAGATCAAGGGTAACTGCCGTGTCCCGGGGGTTGAACAGGGTCATGGCCAGGCTGCGGTAACCCGTCCAGTCGGGGTAGGGTTCCACCAGGGCAACCGTGGAGTAGGGCGCCGGCTTGAAGAGCACGTGAGCGGTCTTTGAGGTCTTCTCGCGCCGCCAGTAAGTCGGTGACGGGGTGATTTCCAGATCGGCGTGCGCGGCGGCCAGGAAACGGTTTTCCCAGAAGGACTCGAACCGGCACAGGCAGGGCAGGTTTGCGCTGCGATACGCATATGAGCCGAGCCACAGGCCGGTGGGAATGAATCCGGCCAGCACGAGCAACACCGCCGCCGCGCGGATGGCCCGGGCCGGTGCACGTCCCCACGGCCGGTCGCCTTCCGACAGGTGACGGTCAAACGTGGCAACGACGGCCAGGAATACCAGTGAGCCGACAGCGTCAAGGGCGAGATCCCAGAGGTCGGCATCACGCGGCCCGAAATACTGGACCAACTCCACCAGCCCGCCCGAGACTATCGAAGCCGCCAGCGCCAGGCGGTAATGGTTCAGTCTGGTGCGAAGTCCGGCACCGAGCAGGCGCCGGGACAGGTTCAGGAAGACCAGGGAAAGAAGGCCGAACAGCGGCAGGTGGCCGAAACTGCCCGCCTCCCTCCACAGGTTGGTATGCTCGGGCAGCTTTACAAGAAAGAGACTCCCCAGGATGATCAGCGCGAGAATGACCGGGGCGGCTAAGGAAATACGGGAATAGGCAGGCATCTCAACCCTGGCCGGTCCGGCCGGCGGCGTTCATGGTGATCATGCCGGTAATGTATGTGGCGGCGGCGAGGACTGCAATCACGTTTGCGCGTGACCCCGCCCGACAACGTCACAGGTAGTTGCGGTGGGTGACGGCCTTGAGCTTTTTCCGGCCGGGGTGTTTGTGTGAGGGGATGAAAAAATCCCGGCCTTCGGGCCTGAGCATCCGAATGGTATAATCCTGACAGCCCTGACAGCGGCGTATCTTGCCCAGCGCCTCGCGCCTGATCCTGCGTCTCCGCGCATGGGTAGGGGCGAACACCGGCTCCTTGATTATCCGGTATCCCTTGAGAGGGTCGTCCTCATCGAGAAACTCGACGCCGGCCGTCACCTTGCGCGTGCCCGGTTCGTAGAGGGTAGCGCCGGGGCATTCGATAAAGACGTACTCGTCCGAATCCGACGGTTCAAAGAACGGCTGGGCGTAGACGCCGGAGTCAGGGTTGCAGTTTTCGCACAACCAGACACCGTCTCTGCTGGCCAGCATATGTCCGCAGTTGATGCAGGTCTTCTTTTCGTGCATTAGAGTTGTTTTTGTTTCGCGTGTTTCTTCCCCGGTAAGAGCAAGGGGACTGCCGACGGCTCCGGCGGCATGTATGTCCGCCAAGCACAACCCGTTGCGGTGTTTCAGCGCAGAGTTGCGTTTTGAAAGAACGCCCGCCGGAAATGGGAGGCGCCCGACTGGTGTGGGATTCTATCCCCTGAACAGCAGAAACAACGAGCAGAAGGTCACCGTGACCGGCAAGGCCACCAGGAATGAACAATGAAGAAACAGGGTGGCCAGAAAAGCCAGGGCCAGGGCCGGAACCACCAGGTACTTGAGCGTCGAGAAGGTGAGCTTGGCCACCTTGGACAGGAGCAGGACGGCCACGATGAACAGGACGGCGTAAGTGGCAATCAGCCCGTTCTGGCCGAAGTGCTCGACAATGAACGCCTTGATCGAGCTGACGACGCCCGAGTATTCTTCGGCCTTGAGGGAGGCCTGATCAGCCGCCTGCTTGATCTGGCTGAGTAGCTCAATATTCGACATCATGGGCCTCTTCGAGTGGTTCGATGGTCAGCGAGGACTCCCCAACCCGGGTCAATCCGAGCATCCTGTTGGTGAGGAAGTTCTGGGTGGTAATCCACTTGTGGGAAACCTCCATAATCTCCTCCTGGTCGACTTCGCTGACCCAGTCGAGAACAATCTGGTCAATCCGCTTCTCTTCGACCGTGACGTCATCCATCGTCAGTACGAACTTTACTTTCATACCAGCGTGCCCTGCGGTTGTGTTGTTCGTTCCGGAGGCACAGACTGCAACGGCAGTGCCGCGTGGATGGGAGGGATTGCCGGGCCGCCTTAACACATTGCCTACCAATGAGTTAGTCTGTATTTTGTCGGCGTGTTGAACAACCGGGAAGTGTTTTCCGGGCGGTTTTTGGCCGGAGAGTATGGGGAGTTGCCCACTGGTTGTGGGTCAAGCAAAAGCCTGGCAGCCGGTTAGGCTGCCAGGCCGGTCGTATTGCGAAGTCTGCACCGGCGTCCAAAGGCACCGGTACTTCTCTTCCGGATCAGCGGTTTCTGCCGGGCGCCGTGCCCGCGAATAAGGCCGCGGGCTGATCTTGTCAGCCGGCCTGATCGACCGGAGGCGCCTCGTCCCTGAATGAATCCAAACCTACCCGGAAGAGGGCAAAGGATGCTCTCCTTTGCGTTGAGGTTTCTGCAAGTGGTTCTTTCCCGGTCATTCGCCGCCGACCCGTGCATCCGGGCAACAGAGTACCGGCGGACGACCGACTATCATACACGTTCCTCCACGTTAGTGTTTTCCCTCAGACGATGGAGGTGCGAGACGGGCTTTTTGCTACTGACCTTACTTAAGAAAAGATCAGCGCATGTGAGGTTTGCGCCGATTGATTACGAGGAAGTCGCCACTACCATTCCTCGTTAACAGTATAACCCCGGAACCCATCCGCGTCAAGACAAAATGGCTCCAATGTGACCCGGAGCGTTCCTCGTCGGGCGCAATTCGTGCGATTACGCGAGCGTCTGACGACAGGTCGGTCCGTTCGGACGTTTCGCAGTTCGGAGTCGGACGCTGCTCAGAACGCCAGTCCGGCGTTGAAGTGGAAACGGTCGGTGTCGCGGTTGACCACACCGTAACCGAATTCAAAGGGGCCGATCGGCGTGCTCAGCGCGACCGCGAAACCGTATCCGTGGCGAAGGTTGCGCAGTTTCATCTGGTCGGCGCTGCCGTAGACCTCGCCTATGTCGTACCGGGCGAACAGGTACAACCGCAGCGGCAGTCTGAGACGCACTTCCTGGTTAAGCAGCAACATCTTGTCGCCCGAAAGCTGGTCGCTGCGAAAACCCGAAAAGGAATCAGCGCCGCCGACATAGAACTTCTCCGAAGCGGGCAAGCCGGTACGGGAGATGCCCACTGACAACCGGGGGTGATAGTTCAGGCGCGAGCCGAGGGGCAGGTAGACCTCCAGAGATGAGAAGAGCCGTGTGAATTCGATGTCGCCGCCGAGCGCCTTACCGGCCATTCGTACCTCCAGGAGATGTTTGTTGCCGGTTTCGGGGAACGGTATTCGATTGAATGTCTCGAGGACCGACTGCAGACTGAGAGTGCGCAGTCCGAATCGGTTCCGGTTGCCGGTACGTTGGTCGGTGAGCCTGATCTCCTCGAATGACAGGGTGCCCGTCACGGTGCCGAGCCGGGCGATCTGCTGCCCCAGCCCTGCGGCGGCCCCGAACCGCTCCTCATTGCGGGTGCCGATCTCATCGTTGCCGCCGTCGAAGACAACACGGTCCCTTTGGTCGTAGTGCAGTCTCAGGTGAGTCGTCAGGTAGGTGGAGAAGATGCGGTGGGCCTGCAGTTCGGTAAAGTACCGTTGTCGTTCGTTGCCGTACTGAGCGTGGTTGAGGAATTCCATTCCGATTCCAAGGACGTTGTCGTCCAGCAGTTCGACAAACTGCTCGGAGTCGTATTCGTCGTGCCAGTGCCAGCCCAGACGGACCTGCGTATATTTCTTTTCCACCACGCCGATCCTGAGGATGACCCCGTCGTCCGTGGGTTCGAGGTGCAACGTCACCCGCTCGAACAGGTCGGTGGCGTAAACGTTGTCAATACCCCTGGAGGCCTTTTGCGTGGAGTACGGGTCGCCTCGTTGCAACGGGAAGTACGATCTGACGAGCCAGTCCTTGGTGCGCTCGTTCAGGTCGACGTCGGTACGCCGGATCCGCGCTTCGTCGATGACGATAGTGAAGTTGCTGCATTCCGGATCGATGCGGACGTCGCGGATGCGGGCCAGGTCGTAGCCTGCCGAGGCGTATACGTCGACGATCCGATTGAGGCCTTCCCTGAGTTCGTGCGCGGTGACGACCGAATCGGTAAAGCTCAGTTGCGCGGCGAGCGTGGAGTCATCGAATATGCTGTCTCCC is a genomic window containing:
- the gyrB gene encoding DNA topoisomerase (ATP-hydrolyzing) subunit B → MTTQVSDISDKTGKSADERPLGHKYDATTIQVLKGLEAVRRRPAMYIGDVSQRGLHHMVYEVVDNSVDEAMAGFCDKISVEIGKDGAVTVTDNGRGIPVEKHPTQKVSALEVVMTTLHAGGKFTHESYKVSGGLHGVGVSVVNALSEWCWVEVSRDGDLYRQEYERGTARARVKKIGTHKKSGTRTCFLPDSQIFAKREFKFDIIASRMRELAFLNQGLAIKLIDHRTDKEIDFMSRGGLSSFAEYLNEGKSPLFKKPIHFRKVRDGVDVEVAIQYNDGYAESVYSYANNINTLEGGTHLTGFRTALTRSINNYAAKNKILKKDNLTLVGEDSREGLTAVVSVKLREPQFEGQTKTKLGNSEVRGAVESVTNEYLGAFFEENPPVGRKVVEKLIAAATVREAARKVKELTRRKTALDSAALPGKLADCSSKEPELSELYIVEGDSAGGSAKQGRDRRSQAILPLRGKILNVEKARIDKILSNTEVRAMITALGCGIREDFDADKVRYHKIIIMTDADVDGSHIRTLLLTFFFRYMRGLIDRGYIYIAQPPLYGIRHGKAMRYAYSEEDKEQILKQLPDTGISVQRYKGLGEMNPEQLWSTTMNPETRTLAQIQFEDGDTERLFTILMGSETAPRREFIQQNAQYVRNLDL
- a CDS encoding penicillin-binding protein activator, with protein sequence MRLATAAIVLLLISGNAAHVAGESLDDVPEAVSLYAQGKRMLRQGDWLQAARIFEELTGRFPRSRNIDLFLFNRAKAEYYFGEYDEALAGFNSFALRFMGSPYCAHARFFAGNIYHHRGNLSRALASYIDAFGLSGDAALDELVIGSIRALLDRAGTVSVGPADFTELQAEKRCRLIRSVAEVLVKRNEVYSAKTLLAMCGEKLDPAVVQQARDDDLSRELEVAVVLPLSGEMQAFGDEIYNGAVIAAELYRRETGKAVKLVPYDTKRDPINAARIIRELANSSTDAVIGPLTSDEAAVVSAVLSCENLPLIAPAATQAGLTGLNRSAFQLSPNIELQAVQMAEYAVMNLHADTAAIITSTSTDHLQMSRAFAKRFAESGGTIIAVEYYRPRDKDFGPYVQDIKTALLGVPSDSVYFVDVSGDTLEVDGIPAHVDCLYLPGTASQLRLLLPQIHFYNLSAVYLGSDGWGDEAIYRLGDDITKEAVFPSPFLQTSAGREYTSFSTAYDTRYGKPPQRLAALGYDAVRCITRAVLDGGVTREKLIEKLRQVRGYDGAAARVTFGENRENIEMPIYRIQDAAPVQVGIALPASDAQAP
- the rpsR gene encoding 30S ribosomal protein S18; this encodes MYPDRKRSMYGGRRRKICRFCENRIDYIDFKEDRVLRRFVTERGKIVPRRISGNCARHQRKLTRAIKRSRHMAITPYVSESFR
- a CDS encoding bifunctional nuclease family protein, whose amino-acid sequence is MAMIEVKLEGLALDMTTNTPVVILVPKELEKVLPIWIGHAEAWAIAMELSGVGPKRPLTHDLIKHVIESLGAQVDRVEITELREQTFYALIHVSRDGELYKIDARPSDSIALALKSGSAIYVNEDLFTIDAQGSAGSPSMPTDPESLRERLRKINPEDFGKYTL
- the rplI gene encoding 50S ribosomal protein L9, producing the protein MKVILREDVPDVGSAGETIEVKDGFGRNYLIPRNLAIPATKATLQAIAEIEKQRQIQEKKKRRGAEIIKDKIEKLSLSTEVLVGEEERVFGSVTSREIAGLLEKEGITIDRRAIELEQPIKSLGVYTVPIKVEKEVVAQLKLWVIKKS
- a CDS encoding DUF721 domain-containing protein; translated protein: MITNRFDRKAKGPQAISGLVDKVMGSLGLSQTYNGWQVVTRWPEIVGEQIAARAQAVRYSEGILYVAVKDAVWRQELAMQIGEILQTIRKYPFGRAVKQVRLVRGERRKIHDDYSG
- a CDS encoding DUF2232 domain-containing protein, which codes for MLVYSGLKYGVGGMTRDLLPSVLVLAAAYALAVYLYYGIARQAHNRRFYLLWAGFLGALAIGYLLSGRVEGWDLLCDLAMIFGAGLVVGRLAEARAGYRTCYLGGLFVVVLFSLMWIIPRWPQMHAAASAAARDVIAGLQQGASPGLLGGGLAAKYGESLERIFRTFVRLLPASVVMSAVAQYSIGFLWFAEIKQRETGEVSLLKSFVHWGMPRALTLLVLAGVGARVFFGGTAQLAADNVLAALSVFYCLAGLAVVEFYLRRFRIHWGLRLVIYLLLAPTGVAGYLVLALVGFLTGLHDWRPRFASD
- a CDS encoding head GIN domain-containing protein — translated: MTGGSRVSCAAAALALIMLTSGPALGGWWPLGHRSERGSGRVVEEERRVDDFTRIKSSGSCDLLVTVGSGKKVTVAFDDNLIDYIITEVHGRTLEVYSEGSYSSHRGCLVEITVPILESVKVSGSGDVTIEHLEGGDFSYSVSGSGDLRAEGEVDEVEINVSGSGDVDARDLIAKVACVTIRGSGDVHVYAGESLDARVYGSGDIYYYGNPDPAHTKVYGSGDIRHKR